A region from the Paludicola sp. MB14-C6 genome encodes:
- a CDS encoding M24 family metallopeptidase: MNQSLVTLMNALPEGADAAIITSAENRRYFTNMKSSAGTLVVTSKKAYFIIDFRYIEKAKTVITDFDVILQDNDIFAQIDGILKENEVKTVAIEAGSMTVGQFQKYCDKLPSYHFLNTNGLSNFISDLRSIKSEEEIGFITKAQEITDKAFLHILDYIKPGMTEVEIALELEYTMKKLGASNLAFDSIVVSGTNSSLPHGVPSVKKVENGDFITMDFGAAYNGYCSDMTRTVALGKISDEQKKVYDTVLTSQLMALEAICAGKKYSDIDKVARDYIYSQGYEGCFGHGLGHSLGLFIHEEPRFSSLCDEITKENTIMTVEPGVYLSGKFGVRIEDMVVIKENGCVIITKSEKNLITL, encoded by the coding sequence ATGAATCAATCTTTAGTCACTTTAATGAATGCACTACCGGAAGGTGCAGATGCGGCAATCATAACTTCAGCAGAAAACAGACGTTATTTTACGAACATGAAGTCATCTGCCGGTACATTAGTTGTTACTTCAAAAAAAGCATATTTCATTATTGACTTTCGTTACATTGAAAAAGCAAAAACTGTTATTACAGATTTTGATGTAATTTTACAAGACAATGATATTTTTGCTCAGATTGATGGTATACTAAAAGAGAACGAAGTAAAAACAGTTGCAATTGAAGCAGGCAGCATGACTGTTGGACAATTTCAAAAGTATTGCGATAAGCTACCAAGTTATCACTTCTTAAATACAAATGGCCTAAGCAATTTTATTTCTGATTTAAGATCCATTAAAAGTGAAGAGGAAATTGGATTTATCACGAAAGCACAAGAAATTACAGATAAAGCATTTCTTCATATTTTGGATTACATCAAACCAGGTATGACAGAAGTTGAAATTGCCTTAGAACTTGAATATACAATGAAAAAGTTAGGTGCAAGCAATCTTGCGTTTGACAGCATTGTAGTTTCTGGTACAAACAGCTCTCTACCTCATGGCGTACCATCTGTAAAAAAAGTAGAAAATGGCGATTTCATCACAATGGATTTTGGTGCAGCATATAACGGCTATTGCAGCGATATGACTCGAACAGTAGCATTAGGTAAAATATCCGATGAGCAAAAGAAAGTATACGATACTGTTTTAACCTCACAACTTATGGCTCTTGAAGCAATTTGTGCCGGTAAAAAGTATAGCGATATTGATAAAGTTGCTCGTGATTATATCTATTCTCAAGGTTATGAAGGCTGCTTTGGTCATGGCTTAGGTCATTCATTAGGTTTATTCATTCATGAAGAGCCTCGTTTCAGCTCATTATGTGATGAAATTACAAAAGAGAATACAATTATGACAGTAGAGCCTGGCGTTTATTTAAGTGGTAAATTTGGTGTTCGTATCGAAGATATGGTTGTAATTAAAGAAAATGGATGTGTAATTATTACAAAAAGTGAAAAGAATTTAATTACTTTGTAA
- the aroQ gene encoding type II 3-dehydroquinate dehydratase produces the protein MKKQIIVIHGPNINLTGEREASIYGKESFESINQQILDYCSSISVNCEIYQSNIEGEIINKIHAARKQYDGIVLNAGAYTHYSYAIRDAIAAVHIPCIEVHFSNIFGREDFRSKSVIGPVCAGCIAGFGKHSYILAIDGLLQIL, from the coding sequence ATGAAAAAGCAAATCATTGTGATTCATGGACCGAATATTAACCTAACCGGAGAACGGGAAGCCTCGATATACGGGAAAGAGTCATTTGAAAGCATCAATCAACAGATTTTAGATTATTGTTCTAGCATCTCGGTTAATTGCGAAATCTATCAATCCAATATAGAAGGCGAAATTATCAATAAAATTCATGCAGCTAGAAAGCAATACGATGGTATTGTATTAAACGCAGGTGCTTATACACATTATAGCTACGCCATTCGTGATGCAATTGCGGCTGTGCATATTCCTTGTATTGAAGTCCATTTCTCCAATATCTTTGGTAGAGAAGATTTTAGAAGTAAATCCGTTATTGGCCCTGTATGTGCAGGCTGTATTGCCGGCTTTGGAAAGCATAGCTATATCTTGGCAATTGATGGGTTATTGCAAATATTATAA
- the efp gene encoding elongation factor P: MISAGDFRNGVTFDMDGDVFQIIEFQHVKPGKGAAFVRTKIRNVITGSVTDKTFNPSDKFPTAYIERRDMQYLYQDGSLYYFMDTETYEQEPIDASKLDDNFKFVKENMEVKVLSYKGNIFGVEPPFFVELEITKTDPGFKGDTATNATKPAVLETGAEIKVPLFIEEGTMVRIDTRTGEYMERA, encoded by the coding sequence ATGATATCAGCAGGAGATTTCAGAAACGGTGTAACTTTTGACATGGATGGTGATGTTTTTCAAATCATCGAATTCCAACACGTTAAACCGGGTAAAGGTGCGGCTTTCGTTCGTACAAAGATTAGAAACGTAATTACTGGTTCAGTAACAGATAAAACTTTTAATCCATCCGATAAATTCCCAACAGCTTATATTGAGCGTCGTGATATGCAATATTTATATCAAGATGGTTCTTTATATTATTTTATGGATACTGAAACTTACGAGCAAGAGCCAATTGATGCTTCTAAATTAGATGATAACTTTAAATTCGTAAAAGAAAATATGGAAGTTAAAGTATTATCATACAAAGGCAACATCTTTGGTGTTGAACCACCATTCTTTGTAGAGCTTGAAATTACAAAAACTGATCCTGGCTTTAAAGGTGATACTGCTACAAATGCAACAAAGCCTGCAGTTCTTGAAACTGGCGCTGAAATCAAAGTTCCATTATTCATTGAAGAAGGAACAATGGTTCGAATCGATACAAGAACTGGCGAATACATGGAACGTGCATAA
- a CDS encoding YqeG family HAD IIIA-type phosphatase — translation MSVFIPNLILPDVTSIDIPLLNQYNIKGIILDVDNTLTTHGSQEIKAHISDWLDVMKGNNIKLIIVSNNTFERIEPFANNLKLDFVAMGCKPLTSGFTKAQKKLGLPRNEIAVVGDQIYTDIVGGNLKRFFTILVTPFELEDGKFFKLKRMLESRHIKRYNKRKSKENAC, via the coding sequence ATGTCTGTTTTTATTCCAAACCTCATTCTTCCTGATGTAACAAGTATCGATATTCCATTGCTTAACCAATATAATATTAAGGGAATTATACTAGATGTAGATAATACGCTAACAACACATGGAAGTCAAGAAATAAAAGCGCATATATCCGATTGGTTAGACGTAATGAAAGGCAACAATATTAAGCTAATTATCGTATCGAATAATACGTTTGAACGAATTGAACCGTTTGCAAATAATTTGAAACTCGACTTTGTTGCCATGGGATGTAAGCCTTTAACAAGTGGATTTACAAAAGCACAAAAAAAGCTTGGATTACCAAGAAATGAAATTGCTGTTGTGGGAGATCAAATATATACCGATATAGTAGGCGGCAATTTAAAAAGATTTTTTACAATTTTAGTGACACCGTTTGAGTTAGAAGACGGTAAATTTTTTAAATTGAAAAGAATGCTTGAATCAAGACATATTAAGCGTTACAATAAAAGGAAGAGTAAAGAAAATGCTTGCTAA
- the rpsU gene encoding 30S ribosomal protein S21, whose product MSEVRVKDNESLDSALRRFKRSCAKSGVLAEVRKREHYEKPSVKRKKKSEAARKRKFK is encoded by the coding sequence GTGTCAGAAGTTCGTGTAAAAGATAATGAGTCTTTAGATAGTGCCCTAAGAAGATTTAAAAGATCTTGTGCAAAATCTGGTGTACTTGCTGAAGTACGTAAAAGAGAACACTATGAAAAGCCTTCTGTAAAACGTAAGAAAAAATCAGAAGCTGCTCGTAAACGCAAGTTTAAATAG
- a CDS encoding putative polysaccharide biosynthesis protein, whose protein sequence is MTKQKKQSFLYGASILMASMIIVKLIGALFKIPINNILHETGMAYFNQAYTIFTTIYALTVTGLSAAVARMVAENAAKERYRDVRKLLKVSTIIFVILGILGSITIVLSAKFIVSAAKMPNAFWSIVMVSPAIFFCCLMASYRGYYEGLSNMIPTAITQVVEVVVKLVAGLLFSFIVLKIANSQFKETGKVFGVVVDNLKEVNSVAIPYAAAAAILGVSVSTLVGFIYIFIRFKVKGDFITKEQILNSPKPMRSKVLYYRLFKIAIPITLGAVVIQLSVLIDNLTIPDRLSHAFSSNPTLFNDLYGHLLEKGDVMNVFLFGCFSTVLAIFNLVPAFTNIFGKSSLPNVTAAWTVKDKQKVKVNIESVIRVTMLIAAPASMGIAFLSGPIIKLLFRKLAGAVAIGPGLLSVLAVGALFLSLVTPVNSIMQGIGRVDLPVKYLLVGASLKLILNIILVGIPSINIMGASISTVVCYSVIAFLSINKLRKIVGVKLNFVSILVKPMIAGLSCGISAFLCYKTLTLWIENSIITVFSICVGALVYVIVLALINAISVDDVLMLPKGNKIAKTLEKLRIIR, encoded by the coding sequence TTGACAAAACAAAAAAAGCAGAGTTTTTTATATGGCGCAAGCATATTAATGGCTTCAATGATTATTGTTAAGCTAATAGGTGCTCTATTTAAAATTCCGATAAACAATATTCTTCATGAAACAGGTATGGCATATTTTAATCAAGCCTATACAATCTTTACGACTATTTATGCTTTAACTGTAACTGGTCTTTCTGCAGCGGTAGCTCGTATGGTGGCTGAAAATGCCGCTAAAGAACGTTATCGTGATGTAAGGAAGCTATTAAAAGTTTCTACAATCATTTTTGTTATATTAGGTATATTAGGTTCAATCACAATCGTTTTATCAGCAAAATTCATTGTAAGTGCTGCTAAAATGCCAAATGCATTTTGGTCAATTGTAATGGTTTCACCTGCAATCTTTTTTTGCTGCTTGATGGCATCATATCGAGGATATTACGAGGGTTTAAGCAATATGATTCCAACTGCAATTACACAAGTTGTAGAGGTCGTTGTAAAGCTTGTTGCAGGACTTTTATTCTCTTTTATTGTTTTGAAAATTGCGAATAGCCAATTTAAAGAAACAGGTAAAGTATTTGGGGTTGTGGTCGATAATTTAAAAGAAGTCAATTCTGTCGCTATTCCGTATGCAGCAGCGGCGGCGATTTTAGGTGTAAGCGTTAGTACTTTAGTTGGATTTATTTATATTTTTATCCGATTTAAAGTAAAAGGCGACTTTATAACGAAAGAGCAAATCTTAAATTCTCCAAAACCAATGAGATCAAAGGTATTGTATTATCGTTTGTTTAAAATTGCAATACCAATAACTCTTGGGGCTGTAGTAATCCAATTATCCGTTTTAATTGATAATTTAACAATTCCAGATCGCTTAAGCCATGCTTTTTCAAGTAATCCGACTTTATTTAATGATTTATATGGTCACCTTTTAGAAAAAGGTGACGTAATGAACGTATTTTTATTTGGCTGTTTCTCAACAGTTCTTGCCATTTTTAATTTAGTGCCTGCGTTCACGAATATTTTCGGTAAAAGTTCATTACCAAATGTAACGGCAGCTTGGACTGTTAAGGATAAGCAAAAAGTCAAAGTAAATATAGAATCCGTAATACGTGTTACTATGTTAATTGCGGCACCTGCAAGTATGGGAATTGCGTTTTTATCAGGTCCGATCATTAAATTGTTATTTAGAAAATTAGCTGGAGCGGTTGCAATAGGACCGGGCTTATTATCTGTATTGGCGGTTGGTGCGCTATTTTTATCTTTAGTAACACCAGTTAACTCTATTATGCAAGGTATAGGTCGAGTTGATTTACCCGTTAAATATCTTTTGGTAGGAGCTTCGCTAAAGCTAATTTTGAATATTATTTTAGTCGGTATTCCGTCTATTAACATAATGGGCGCATCTATAAGCACCGTAGTATGTTATAGTGTGATTGCATTTTTAAGTATCAATAAGCTAAGAAAAATAGTCGGTGTAAAGCTAAATTTTGTTAGTATACTTGTAAAACCAATGATAGCAGGACTAAGTTGTGGTATTTCTGCATTTTTATGTTATAAAACTTTGACATTATGGATAGAAAATAGTATAATAACTGTGTTCAGTATTTGCGTTGGAGCCTTAGTTTACGTTATTGTATTGGCTTTGATCAATGCCATTTCTGTTGATGATGTATTAATGTTGCCAAAAGGAAATAAAATTGCCAAAACACTTGAAAAGTTACGCATAATACGTTAA
- the leuS gene encoding leucine--tRNA ligase: MNYNFSEIEAKWQKKWDDTKAFRATNDYTKPKYYALVEFPYPSGQGLHVGHPRSYTALDIVARKRRLQGYNVLYPMGWDAFGLPTENFAMKNHIHPEIVTEQNVARFKSQLKSLGLSFDWDREINTTDPKYYKWTQWIFLQLFKRGLAYKSEMAVNWCTSCKVVLANEEVVNGTCERCQGEVIRKVKSQWMLKITEYAQRLIDDLDDVNYIDRVKTSQKNWIGRSTGAEVKFMTSTGDELMIYTTRPDTLFGATYMVISPEHPMIAKKEDVIKNIDEIKEYQVKASKKSDFERTEVIKEKTGVRIDGITAINPVNNKEIPIYISDYVLMTYGTGAIMAVPAHDTRDYEFAKAFDLPIIEVVAGGDIEKEAFTDCDTGVMVNSGFLNGLTVEQAKVKIVEWLDEQKLGTPKVNFKLRDWVFSRQRYWGEPIPIVYCEKCGYVPISESELPLKLPDLESFEPAEDGQSPLSKLDSWVNTTCPHCGGEAKRETDTMPQWAGSSWYFLRYCDVDNMDVLAAREALEYWLPVDWYNGGMEHTTLHLLYSRFWHKFLYDIGVVSCKEPYAKRTSHGMILGENGEKMSKSRGNVVNPDDIVNEYGADTMRLYEMFIGDFEKSAPWSQTSIKGCKRFLDRVWNLQENVVEGNSFTKELEAPFHRTIKKVSEDIENLKFNTAIASMMALLNDIAGVGKINKAEYKALLIMLNPFAPHITEEIYQQLGFSGVLNAEHWVTYDEEKCKESTVEVAVQINGKVKAKVMLETDCDKDTAISVAKTDEKVLEVISGKTIVKEIYVPNKLVNIVVK; this comes from the coding sequence GTGAATTACAATTTTAGCGAGATCGAAGCAAAATGGCAAAAAAAATGGGACGATACCAAAGCGTTTCGTGCTACCAACGACTATACTAAGCCAAAATACTATGCTTTAGTAGAGTTCCCATATCCATCCGGACAAGGCCTACACGTAGGACATCCACGTTCTTATACGGCACTTGATATTGTTGCACGTAAACGCAGATTACAAGGCTACAATGTTTTATATCCTATGGGTTGGGATGCGTTTGGTTTACCAACAGAAAACTTTGCAATGAAAAACCATATTCATCCAGAAATCGTAACAGAACAAAACGTTGCTCGCTTTAAATCACAATTAAAATCTCTTGGTCTTTCTTTCGATTGGGATAGAGAAATCAATACAACCGATCCTAAATATTATAAATGGACACAATGGATTTTCTTACAACTATTTAAACGTGGTTTAGCTTATAAGAGCGAGATGGCTGTAAACTGGTGTACTTCTTGTAAAGTTGTATTGGCAAATGAAGAAGTTGTAAACGGAACTTGTGAACGTTGTCAAGGTGAAGTTATTCGTAAGGTTAAGAGCCAATGGATGTTAAAAATTACGGAATATGCACAACGCCTAATTGATGACTTAGATGATGTTAATTATATTGATCGTGTAAAAACTTCTCAAAAGAACTGGATTGGTCGTTCAACAGGTGCAGAAGTAAAATTCATGACTTCTACTGGCGATGAACTTATGATTTATACAACAAGACCGGATACGTTATTTGGTGCAACCTATATGGTAATCTCACCGGAACACCCAATGATTGCAAAAAAAGAAGATGTTATTAAAAACATTGATGAAATAAAAGAATATCAAGTGAAGGCATCTAAAAAATCGGATTTTGAGCGTACGGAAGTAATTAAAGAGAAAACGGGCGTTCGCATAGATGGTATTACTGCAATCAACCCAGTAAACAATAAAGAAATTCCAATTTATATTTCCGACTATGTTTTAATGACATATGGTACAGGTGCTATCATGGCAGTTCCTGCACATGACACTCGTGACTATGAATTTGCGAAGGCATTTGATTTACCGATCATTGAAGTAGTTGCAGGCGGAGATATTGAAAAAGAAGCATTTACCGATTGCGATACTGGTGTTATGGTAAATTCGGGCTTTTTAAACGGATTAACAGTTGAACAAGCAAAAGTTAAAATCGTTGAATGGTTAGACGAACAAAAGCTTGGAACACCAAAAGTAAACTTTAAATTAAGAGACTGGGTTTTTTCTCGTCAACGATATTGGGGCGAGCCAATTCCAATTGTATATTGTGAAAAATGCGGCTATGTTCCAATATCTGAAAGTGAATTACCTTTAAAATTGCCTGATTTAGAATCATTTGAGCCAGCAGAGGATGGACAATCTCCATTATCTAAGTTAGATTCATGGGTAAATACAACTTGTCCGCATTGTGGTGGTGAAGCAAAACGTGAAACAGATACTATGCCTCAATGGGCAGGTTCATCTTGGTACTTTTTACGTTATTGTGATGTTGATAATATGGATGTATTGGCTGCAAGAGAAGCATTGGAATATTGGTTACCGGTTGACTGGTACAATGGTGGTATGGAGCATACAACCCTTCACTTATTGTATTCAAGATTTTGGCACAAATTCTTATACGATATCGGCGTAGTTAGCTGCAAAGAGCCATATGCAAAACGCACTAGCCATGGTATGATTTTGGGCGAAAATGGCGAGAAGATGAGTAAATCTCGTGGTAACGTTGTAAATCCTGATGATATTGTAAATGAATATGGTGCAGATACCATGCGTTTATATGAAATGTTCATTGGAGATTTTGAAAAATCTGCTCCATGGAGTCAAACTAGCATCAAAGGCTGTAAACGTTTCTTAGATCGAGTTTGGAATTTACAAGAGAACGTAGTAGAAGGCAACAGTTTCACTAAAGAGTTAGAAGCGCCATTCCATCGTACGATTAAAAAAGTAAGTGAAGATATTGAGAACTTAAAATTTAATACTGCAATTGCAAGTATGATGGCATTGTTAAATGATATCGCTGGTGTTGGCAAAATTAACAAAGCAGAGTATAAAGCATTGTTAATCATGTTAAATCCATTCGCTCCACATATTACGGAAGAAATTTATCAGCAATTAGGATTCAGCGGCGTTTTAAATGCAGAACATTGGGTAACATACGATGAAGAAAAATGCAAAGAATCAACTGTTGAAGTAGCTGTACAAATTAACGGCAAAGTAAAAGCAAAAGTGATGTTAGAAACCGATTGTGACAAAGATACTGCAATTTCTGTTGCGAAAACAGATGAAAAAGTTCTTGAAGTTATTTCAGGAAAAACAATCGTGAAAGAAATTTATGTACCAAATAAACTTGTAAATATTGTTGTTAAATAG
- a CDS encoding TIM barrel protein, with translation MLAKFGPAGNSDSFLAKGYKTNKDIPKYLKEFDLDAYEYQCGRGVKVNPKAANEFGMLALEHNIALSLHAPYYISLSSIEKEKRDNSIRYIVESATAANAMGATRIVVHSGSCGKLSREQALDYAKDTLQRAQLELDELELGHIHICPETMGKVNQLGDLYEVMQLCKVDERMIPCIDFGHLNARTFGGIANQADYAKIIDTIEAELGFDRLKVFHSHFSKIEYTDKGGEKRHLTFEDTIYGPQFEPLAELIAKKGLAPTFICESAGTQAEDSAFMKQIYLSLLKGE, from the coding sequence ATGCTTGCTAAATTTGGACCTGCAGGAAATTCCGATAGCTTTTTAGCAAAAGGATATAAAACCAATAAGGATATACCAAAGTATCTAAAAGAATTTGATTTAGATGCATATGAATATCAATGTGGCAGAGGGGTAAAGGTTAACCCTAAAGCTGCAAATGAATTTGGGATGTTAGCTTTAGAGCATAATATCGCTTTATCGCTTCATGCGCCATACTATATTTCGCTATCCAGTATAGAAAAAGAAAAACGTGATAACAGTATTCGTTATATCGTAGAATCTGCAACTGCCGCAAATGCAATGGGTGCCACTCGAATTGTTGTGCATTCGGGTTCTTGCGGGAAGTTATCAAGAGAACAAGCCTTAGACTATGCAAAGGATACCTTGCAAAGAGCACAATTAGAACTGGATGAGCTTGAATTAGGTCATATTCATATTTGTCCGGAAACAATGGGAAAAGTAAATCAACTTGGAGATTTATACGAGGTAATGCAATTATGCAAGGTGGATGAACGTATGATACCTTGCATTGATTTTGGTCATTTAAATGCAAGAACATTTGGCGGTATTGCAAATCAAGCTGATTATGCTAAGATTATTGATACAATTGAAGCTGAGCTTGGTTTTGACCGATTGAAAGTGTTTCATTCTCATTTTTCTAAAATTGAATACACCGATAAAGGCGGAGAAAAGCGCCATCTTACTTTTGAAGATACCATATATGGCCCTCAATTTGAGCCTTTAGCCGAATTGATAGCCAAGAAAGGGTTAGCTCCAACATTTATTTGTGAATCGGCAGGAACACAAGCGGAGGATTCTGCTTTTATGAAACAGATATATTTATCTCTATTGAAGGGAGAATGA
- the rsfS gene encoding ribosome silencing factor codes for MNSLELTKHIVKILDDKKADKIEAIKVRDLTIISDYFVIASANNSTHVKALVDEVEFKLKEIGRAPERVEGYQNANWIVLDYNDVIVHVFYEETRNYYNLEKLWADGEKLDITEMLK; via the coding sequence ATGAATTCATTAGAACTAACAAAACATATAGTGAAAATTCTTGACGATAAAAAAGCAGACAAAATTGAAGCAATTAAAGTAAGAGACCTTACTATTATTAGTGATTATTTTGTAATTGCTTCTGCAAACAACTCAACTCATGTAAAAGCATTGGTAGATGAAGTTGAATTTAAACTAAAAGAGATTGGCAGAGCACCGGAACGTGTTGAGGGATATCAAAATGCGAACTGGATTGTATTAGATTATAACGATGTTATCGTTCATGTTTTTTATGAAGAAACAAGAAACTATTATAATCTTGAAAAGCTTTGGGCTGATGGCGAAAAATTAGATATAACGGAAATGTTAAAATAA
- a CDS encoding LCP family protein, which produces MEKDEKPTENLEQDHTENETIKKEKIKKPKQPMSTKDKILISVFSVIIGLSVLSVLGVFLLNSNFFLNKDVNSGDDGKIDNDLLTPTDIKSKCVNFLVCGIDYAEGTGRGKLTDVVMVASFDIEGKNIDVLQIPRDTFIGDDYPTGKINAIYGQKNNGGVEGLARRINKMFDLTIDHYATINMDSFKVIVDKIGGVEVDVPHSFELEGVTINKGLQTLDGIHAERFVRERKSYAAGDLERNRMQQIFLKALINKLFAMPKTQVVSLAPTLMKQVTTDLTLADMMGYYTKLMSVDKNSAIRFHSLPVTGGHTRSVLIPKRQETADILNEHFRPYSPKVPAEKLGIYELDSSSRSITSNQQSSKTVSNHTSSKNTTSPSSKPISVSSKNDDGMSNESDPITSVSPSSSNPNETDVDAPINSSTDSNSSATIE; this is translated from the coding sequence ATGGAAAAGGATGAAAAGCCAACTGAAAATTTAGAGCAAGATCATACAGAAAATGAAACGATAAAAAAAGAAAAAATTAAGAAGCCAAAGCAGCCTATGTCAACGAAGGATAAGATTTTAATATCTGTTTTCTCCGTAATCATAGGGTTATCTGTATTGAGTGTACTGGGAGTTTTTCTTTTAAATTCTAATTTCTTTTTAAATAAAGATGTAAACTCAGGTGATGACGGAAAGATTGACAATGACTTATTAACTCCAACAGATATTAAGTCTAAATGCGTTAATTTTTTAGTTTGCGGAATTGATTATGCAGAAGGTACAGGACGAGGAAAGCTTACTGACGTAGTTATGGTAGCAAGCTTTGATATAGAAGGCAAAAATATTGATGTTCTTCAAATCCCTCGTGATACTTTTATTGGTGACGATTATCCAACTGGAAAAATCAACGCTATATATGGGCAAAAGAATAATGGCGGTGTGGAAGGATTAGCACGAAGAATCAACAAGATGTTTGATTTAACGATTGATCACTATGCAACAATCAATATGGATAGCTTTAAGGTAATTGTAGATAAAATAGGCGGCGTTGAAGTCGATGTCCCACATTCTTTCGAACTTGAGGGCGTTACAATTAACAAAGGACTTCAAACTTTAGATGGTATTCATGCAGAACGATTTGTTCGTGAGCGAAAAAGCTATGCAGCAGGTGACTTAGAAAGAAACCGAATGCAACAAATTTTTTTAAAGGCATTGATTAACAAGCTGTTTGCTATGCCAAAAACTCAAGTTGTATCTTTGGCACCAACCTTAATGAAACAAGTTACAACCGACCTTACTTTAGCAGATATGATGGGTTATTATACAAAGCTAATGAGTGTTGATAAAAATAGTGCGATTCGCTTTCATTCATTACCGGTAACGGGTGGACATACACGCTCCGTTTTAATTCCAAAACGTCAAGAAACTGCCGATATTTTAAACGAACATTTTAGGCCTTATTCGCCTAAAGTTCCTGCAGAAAAGCTTGGTATTTATGAATTGGATTCCTCTTCACGCTCAATTACGAGTAACCAACAGAGCAGCAAAACGGTATCCAATCATACAAGTTCAAAGAATACTACCAGCCCAAGCAGTAAACCAATTAGTGTTAGCAGTAAAAATGACGATGGAATGAGTAACGAAAGTGACCCAATTACATCTGTTTCACCAAGCAGCAGTAATCCAAACGAAACTGATGTTGACGCACCGATAAATTCTTCAACTGATAGCAACTCTTCCGCAACGATAGAATAA
- a CDS encoding ECF transporter S component — protein sequence MQTKTKMSVVYITKIGVLAAIATVVMLFEIPLWFAPGFYKLDLSEIVVLIGGFALGPIAAILIEAIKIVLNFVINGTITGGIGEVANLIIGCSFVVPAALFYKYKKKMSGALVGMIIGVVFMTVVGSLLNLYVLLPVYAKVMPVEAIIKAGSMVNPKIINFETLVLLATAPFNLFKGIVSSLGTLLLYKKLSPILHK from the coding sequence ATGCAAACAAAAACAAAGATGTCAGTAGTGTACATTACAAAGATTGGAGTATTAGCAGCAATTGCTACAGTGGTAATGTTGTTCGAAATACCATTGTGGTTTGCTCCGGGTTTCTATAAGTTGGATTTAAGCGAAATTGTTGTGTTAATTGGCGGATTCGCATTAGGTCCAATAGCGGCAATTTTAATTGAAGCAATTAAAATTGTTTTAAATTTCGTGATTAATGGTACTATAACAGGTGGAATAGGTGAAGTTGCAAACCTGATTATCGGATGCTCTTTTGTTGTTCCGGCAGCACTTTTTTATAAATATAAAAAGAAAATGTCTGGGGCTTTAGTGGGCATGATAATTGGTGTTGTGTTTATGACGGTAGTAGGCTCATTGCTTAATTTATATGTCTTGTTACCAGTATACGCAAAGGTAATGCCTGTAGAAGCAATTATCAAAGCTGGTAGCATGGTTAATCCGAAAATTATCAATTTTGAAACGCTAGTACTTTTGGCAACTGCACCATTTAACTTATTTAAAGGTATTGTTTCGTCTTTAGGAACACTATTACTGTATAAAAAGCTGTCTCCAATACTTCATAAGTGA
- a CDS encoding CD1247 N-terminal domain-containing protein, producing MSMMESVAYLKGLAQGLDIDESSKEGKLLLAIVDVLDEMAESINDIEDVCDEFDELIDIIDEDLGDLENDFYGISDDEDEDEMLDDDELYEVTCPNCDDVIYLDEDMLLEGDMDCPNCGQKLEFDYDGCNCGCDDDCGCDCGCDHNHE from the coding sequence ATGAGTATGATGGAAAGTGTTGCTTATCTGAAAGGATTAGCTCAAGGCCTAGATATTGACGAATCTTCAAAAGAGGGAAAACTTCTTTTAGCTATCGTTGATGTTCTAGATGAAATGGCTGAGTCTATCAACGATATTGAAGATGTTTGCGATGAATTCGATGAGCTAATTGATATTATTGATGAAGATTTAGGCGATTTAGAAAACGATTTTTATGGTATTTCTGATGATGAAGACGAAGATGAAATGCTAGATGATGATGAGCTTTATGAAGTTACTTGTCCAAATTGCGATGATGTAATCTATCTTGATGAAGATATGCTTCTAGAAGGCGACATGGATTGTCCAAATTGCGGTCAAAAATTAGAATTTGATTATGACGGTTGCAATTGTGGATGCGATGATGACTGTGGCTGCGATTGCGGTTGCGATCATAACCATGAGTAA